Proteins found in one Bacteroidota bacterium genomic segment:
- a CDS encoding ECF-type sigma factor, whose amino-acid sequence MKTPQGEITRLIEEMRGGDESARQRLWEAVYQELQQIARYRMRGEREGHTLSTTGLVHEAYFKLMGPQTHRLNNSQHFFAFASHVMREVLIDYARKAKAQRRNGGIKPEPLENAADEIGLHTIFGTLSPEQFIDLYDALEALKVLNPTWATVVECRFFGGMTFREIAEIIGYDTRTAERYWQRARSWLFTRMSGKSIAA is encoded by the coding sequence ATGAAAACACCACAGGGAGAAATCACACGGCTGATTGAGGAGATGCGTGGGGGGGATGAATCAGCCAGACAACGCCTTTGGGAAGCTGTTTACCAGGAGTTGCAACAGATTGCACGGTACAGAATGCGGGGAGAGCGCGAGGGACATACGTTGTCGACCACAGGCCTGGTCCATGAGGCCTATTTCAAATTAATGGGCCCACAAACCCATCGCCTGAATAACAGCCAGCACTTCTTTGCTTTTGCATCCCACGTGATGCGGGAAGTGCTCATTGACTACGCCCGTAAGGCAAAAGCACAGCGCCGAAATGGCGGCATAAAACCTGAACCCCTGGAAAATGCAGCGGACGAAATCGGACTGCATACCATTTTCGGGACGCTTTCTCCCGAACAGTTTATCGACTTGTATGATGCGCTTGAAGCCCTGAAAGTCCTTAATCCTACGTGGGCTACCGTTGTTGAGTGCCGGTTCTTTGGCGGGATGACTTTCCGGGAAATTGCGGAGATCATCGGATACGATACCCGTACGGCTGAGCGGTACTGGCAGCGCGCGCGTAGCTGGCTCTTTACCCGGATGAGTGGGAAAAGTATCGCAGCCTGA